In the Streptomyces formicae genome, one interval contains:
- a CDS encoding cytochrome P450: MAAGRSVDKVPGNDGDSREDGSCSVSEPAVSLTPPSTADGGDELFSWLRRMRAEFPVVQGSNGSWHVFRYTDVQHVLTEYADFSSDPTAISPKAAEVAKGDLAQIDPPVHHHLRRQISRVFTPRTVAELEPRILEIGEELLDSAGDAGELDLVRQLTHPLPVIVIAELLGVPVEDRPVFRHWADRIIAAKIAGIDDPETYERLRSAIEEMDYYLEGMLDERRARPGNDLLSKMVSSELDGERITGAEAVNFARLLLIAGHITTTMMLSSSVLSFDENPGAPAELRADRSLIPAAVEEVMRYRPPFTITARYTTKDVELSGATIPERSIVIPWLVSANRDERQFTDPDVFDIHRTQNPHLAFGKGIHFCIGAPLARLEGKVALNLLFDRYADVRLNRDVPLGFYEQNFFGVKSLPVFVKPA; encoded by the coding sequence ATGGCTGCGGGTCGCTCCGTGGATAAGGTGCCGGGCAACGATGGTGATTCGCGTGAAGACGGGAGCTGTTCCGTGTCCGAACCGGCTGTTTCACTCACCCCTCCTTCGACTGCCGACGGCGGCGATGAGTTGTTCTCCTGGCTGCGGAGGATGCGTGCCGAGTTTCCCGTTGTGCAGGGCAGTAATGGCAGCTGGCACGTGTTCAGGTACACCGATGTGCAGCATGTACTGACCGAGTACGCGGATTTCTCCTCCGATCCGACGGCGATTTCCCCGAAGGCGGCCGAGGTGGCCAAGGGCGACCTCGCGCAGATAGACCCGCCCGTACACCACCATCTGCGGCGTCAGATCAGCCGCGTCTTCACGCCGCGCACGGTCGCCGAACTGGAGCCGCGCATCCTGGAGATCGGCGAGGAACTGCTCGATTCGGCGGGCGACGCGGGCGAACTGGACCTGGTCCGGCAGTTGACGCATCCGCTGCCGGTCATCGTGATCGCCGAGTTGCTGGGGGTGCCCGTCGAGGACCGTCCGGTGTTCCGGCACTGGGCGGACCGGATCATCGCGGCGAAGATCGCCGGCATCGACGACCCCGAGACGTACGAACGTCTGCGCTCTGCGATCGAGGAGATGGACTACTACCTGGAGGGCATGCTCGATGAGCGCCGCGCCCGGCCGGGGAACGACCTGCTCAGCAAGATGGTGAGCAGCGAGCTCGACGGCGAGCGCATCACGGGCGCCGAGGCGGTGAACTTCGCTCGGCTGCTGCTGATCGCGGGGCACATCACGACCACCATGATGCTCAGCAGCTCCGTGCTCTCGTTCGACGAGAACCCCGGGGCCCCGGCCGAGCTGCGCGCGGACCGGTCGCTCATCCCCGCGGCGGTCGAGGAAGTGATGCGCTATCGGCCGCCGTTCACCATCACCGCGCGGTACACCACGAAGGATGTGGAGCTGTCGGGGGCGACCATTCCGGAACGGTCCATCGTCATTCCCTGGCTGGTTTCGGCGAACCGCGACGAGCGGCAGTTCACGGATCCGGATGTCTTCGACATTCATCGTACGCAGAACCCGCATCTCGCCTTCGGCAAGGGAATTCACTTCTGCATCGGCGCTCCGCTGGCCCGCCTTGAGGGAAAGGTCGCCCTGAACCTCCTCTTCGACCGCTACGCGGACGTGCGGCTCAACCGGGACGTCCCCCTCGGTTTCTACGAGCAGAACTTCTTCGGCGTGAAATCGCTGCCGGTCTTCGTGAAGCCCGCCTGA